The genomic region ATTTAATTTTTCACttttaattcaaaagtttccatcttatacaatttaaccctttaattaatttgatttttcacttctaattcaaaagttttcatcttttgcaatttaaccactttgattttttttatttatgtgtGGTAATCTTGGCATTGATGGTTTTTCaaacaaaaaatggttatgcatatggttgttgtaaccttggcttttgggggtttttcaaaaaaatgatttttttacttttcacctaaaagtatttcataaattacttttaacccaaactatttgtttttttttacttttaacacaaaaatttttatcttttgcaatctatcatcacaacttttttttactttcagctttgatcctttatagtttttgttttccgcaaatttttctctttatgcttcgttctaaattttgtgacttaacacatcgcaacgtgcgtctttggtttaacgtttttaggTTTCGTTCTAAATCTTACGAGTCAATACGACGCAActtgcgtgtgtgggtgaacgtttttacatcgtctattttttcccatttgacaggttcaacataatgTGCGCAtcttaaatcgacttagttataactaaagaatccccgccgcattgcggcggatTGTAATTCTAGTTACTTgttaaatgtaaaaaaaaaaaaaaataaggctCCCACTATTTCTAAACACATGACATTCTTCTAGAAACAAAACTCTAACTGGCGACCTTCACTATAAAAAGTCACTAGATATCGCTAGGGCACGACTTATTCGATATAAAAAACGTGCGTAAAAGTAAGGATGGACCAAAtgacttaggggttgtttggtaacttctaaatggttaagtgctgaactagtatgaagtctgaatcattaagtgctgaaccagtaagagttctgaaccattaagagccagtataatgcttaaccattcagaggcaaatgtctgccaattcagattagagttcttaaccattcagactctgtataatacttaatcattcagaggcaaatgtctgaactatTTAGACATCTTCTCACGAAACAAACACTCTGAACCATTGGGTgatgaatcagtaagaggtctgaaccattaagagtctcattaagaggtaaacaaacagccgcttaccaaagaaaaagaaagtaaagtaaattgccaaaatggtccttgaggtttgggtGTGTTTGCTAGTTTCATCTAAAACAATTTTTTATACCATATTGCCCCTcacttttgtgattttttttgtcattttcatccaaacgtctatTTTTTTTTGCCAAATCATCCCTAtaatttaggattttttttttccattttcatcTAAATATTTGACATACAATATAAAGTAAATTAGAAATTTGaatgaaaataacaaaaaatctCAAAAGTAAATAGTAATATTGTATAAGAaaattgttttgaatgaaactCACACCCAAAATCTAGCCAAAATCTAATGGACAAGtttagggtgagaggggcactctccttgagtcccctctcttacgcacactCAATCAGGTTATGCCATTTCAACTCACTCTTAAATTCCCCTCACATCCTCAATTTGATGGCAGCACTTCCCTCACACAAttacttttttataaaaaaagtagaaaaatatgattggtggaaaaaGAGTAGACCCACATCAACAACCaatcaccccctctctctctcatctctctcctctctctcataCGGTAACTACACCCCGACCCACCTCGCCGAATTCGGAGCGGAGACTTCGCTCACCGCATGGGGTCACCGAGACTCCGAGAGTGCCCCGTATACCCTTAGCAATTTACTCTAGAAAGTAAGAAACCGTCGTATGATTCGATTACAATATAAAATTCAAATTGTCCGTTGGGTGTGTTCATTCACAGCAGGAGGATCAGTTCACAAAATCCTCCCGGACAAAACCTCCCCGACGACGACGTTTCCGGCCACCAAATCTtcgtaaaacaacaaaaacacCGTTTTAAAGTAGAAATAATTACATTTCTATTATTCTTATTCGCTTATTAATTAAAATGAACAATTCTTCTTCAACTGAAGTTCCTCTACAACCTTCAGTCGAACAACTGATCGCAAAAATCTGTACGGACAGATGTATACAACCGCCTGACCTTATGGCCCGGCGGTTACTCTCGAAGCTCACCGAAGCATCGGCGATCGAAATTCTGAATAAAATTTCCAGCTCGTGTAATATCCGTACTTTTTCCGGTTACATTGTTTTCATGGTGGAACGGGTGAATTCAGTCGACTGTGTTTTACCGCAGAAGCGTTCGCCTCCGGTTTCGATCACTAGTGGCAATCCTCAAAGTAAATTTTCTTTTATtgcgtttttgtttgtttgtttgttacaaTTTTTGGTGGTTTAGGGTTATTGTTTCTCATAATGTGTATTGAGTGTGAAAATACTAGCAATACTCAACTCGGATAAACTCGTCATGTTTCTACGAAGCTCGAGCTTGAGCTCGGTTCGAGTCTATTTATTTGAGCTTGAGCCACAACTTCAAACTAgttaaaagctcggctcgaactcgctTCATATTGCTTAAACGAGCCTAAGCTTGACTCACCAAtgctatcatcatcatcatcatcattattatatatatatatatatatataggataggagttggctagaaagtccaaatttcctaaaaagtgtaaaaagtcataaaacaccataatgtcaaccataaaacacaccaaaaacccacaaataatatgatgaagattactaaaacatcatgtatgtgggtttgttgttgtgttttagatgttaaggctctgattgtggaatgacaaatattattgtgttttatgttgtttagcattgtgtgttttatattcatagttctacgatggtgtgtttgaagtttttatggaccattagagtttgaatatggtgttttagtaacattcattctattatttatgagttttaggtgtgttttatgcccgaaattattgtgttttatgactttttacactttttaggaaaaacacactttccgtaggatcatATATATAACTAAAACTTTGTTTGggcttgtttaggctcgcgagcctaaacgagctctatttcaggctcgagctcgggttTGTTAAGGCTCGGCTCATTTGAGCTTTTAACCGAaccgatcacgagtagctctcgagccccTAGGCTTGTTTACGAGCCTAAACGGGCCCTATTTTAGGCTCGAGCTCAGGCTCAAGCTCGTTAacgctcggctcgttcgagcttttaaccgggccgatcacgagtagctctcgagcccctgggcttgtttacacccctaattGTCATGGAGTTTTTAATTAAATTATTGTTCTCCAAGTTGTTTACCTCTATATATAGGTTTATTTGTTTTTATGCATTGTAATTTTCCTCTTGATTAACATAGAGTATTTGGAAGGAGGAACATTTAGCTGCATATAGAATAAGAATACTTATCAATTATCATGGCACCTTGAGTTAATCAATGATGTTCCATCTTGATCTGAATTTGTATTTATGATACTGATTATTAGTTTTCATAGATGGTCCTTACCTTAACACTTACATCCGACATGTATAAAGAGCGAAATTCGATAGGAAGTAATATTAATGTTGAATCAGAAACAAATCGAGAAATCCTGAATAATTACTAAATCGTGTTCCTGTTTGAGGCGCAGAACATGGACACTTCATTTCTCCAAATTCAATGCAACACTCACCCGGTTCTAGTTCTGGTTCAAACCCGACTACCATTCCTGACAACTTCCCTATGTCTCCAAACGAAGGCTATGGTTCTTTTGTTTCAAAGAGAATGACATCCTTGCTAATTTCGGAACCGAAGGATGCAAGTCCAAACAATGCCACCTATCACTTGGGTGAATCTTCAAAGACCATAAACCTGGTCCCAAAACAACTTGTATTCTCAACAGGTTATGATTTAGACTATACAAATCATCGTAATGTAAGTCAACGATTGTTTGACTCTCCAAATAGCAGTCATGGTTTCTCAGTGGTCCAAAAGCAACATACGCTCTCACCATGTTCAAGTTCAAATGGTACACGCAcccacaacggttctccaatgtCAGATCAGCGtagtttatcaccctgtgtgagcactGGAAGCCTGACAAATAGTCTGGCAATAAGTCAGCAGTCATTACTTCTTAATGAGCTCGAATTCAGGAAATTGTTCTTGGTATATAGTTATGTAGGGAGGTTAGTAAATTTCCAGCTTTTAATGTTTGTGCTGTGTGCTTTTATATATGGTGTTACTTGATTTTAGTCAAATTTGTTTGCAGGAAAAAGCTTGAAGATGTGGTTTCTGTTGAAGATGCAATTGagataaagaaaatgaaaacaGTGTCGATGTTTGATTTCGAAGCTAAAATTTGGGCCAATTATGGTTGGAAATTTTGTGAACCATGTGATAGGGCTATGGTATGTTATAGTGTAATATCTCTTCCATGATTTACTTTTGATTAAAATGTCATTTGCGTCGTTGAGGTTAGGCCAGTTTttcgactttcgtccaaaggtttgtttttccgcatctggatccaaaaggtttaaaaagttgccattttcatccgcctcgttaactccatcaattttctccgttaagtcaggggtggtttcgtctttttttgttaacttaaagggcaattcggtctttttcacttatGTACTAGTATACTACCATTTAGTATAAAGCTAAATGTAACCTGGCtaaattggaaaaaaaatataacgaattgcccttcttgttaacaagaaagacgaaaatacccccgaatttaacggagaaaatggatggagttaacgaggctggtgaaaatggcaagatttcaaaccttttggatccagatgtggaaaaacaaacctttggatgaaagtcgcaaaactggccaaacctcagggacgaaaatgacatatTACTCTTTATTTTTTAATACCAGCTTTTAATATTTTTTGTCAATATCAACTGATAATGTAAGATAATTTAATTTCATTTATGTTGCACATTTTTCTGAAAGGCCTTTTTTTGGCCAtgattttatttttcatattgcAGCATCTTGATTGGGATTCTGGAAAGACTCATCTTTATCGTTGCTACGTGAGTGTTGACGGAACTTGCTGGTTCAAGGtttgtataacattttttgttAGCTTAGAATATTAAATCTCTATAGACTATAATACATTGTTGATATCATTATGTGATGCTATTTCTTGGATATAATATTTTAGGGACCGTATCTTGATACAAAAAGGACTCACTTACAACGGGAACTTGGCGATGAAAACGTGTTGATTATCCAATTTGCAGATGATCCAAACATGTCCGATATCCCGTCCAATCATTGTAACTGGTCTGCGGCTTACAACACGATTTCTGGTGGGATTTCAATTGGTTTGCGTCATTATCGTCTTTTTGGTGAGCAAATTACTTCCTTTTTAACGAAGTTTTTCTGGTGTGGTTATTACTTATTAGTAAATCATTTAAGTTTAATCGTGAATTTTGCATTTGATATGTTTTTCAGCGTTTAAAGATGTAGATAAGAAGAATTTTAAAGGCGACAATTCTAAGAAACAACGGCCAAAATGGGCGATGAAATGTTACTTTATTAGAACAGATTCTCATGCACCATGGGCTGAGAAAGACAATTGCATTTTGTTCAGAAAAACTAGCCACGAAGCAAGGTGTCTGTTTATGCATGTGCACATGGTCTCTAGCATGGCCAAATACATCTCTAGGTAAGTATATTGTTATTTATAACATTtatcttttttaaaaaatatttttattaatatcaTCGTGTCAGATACGAGAAGTGTTTGGATGACAAAAACATTTTGTATATCTTGATTCTTATGTTTGGTTGCAGATGTTCACTTGCCCTATCAAATTCAGTAAAGCTCCGTGTTGATCTTGCTTGTGTGCATGTTGAAAGAATCGAAGACATCCCTTGTCGTGTATACTCTTTTTTGCGTTATTTTTTTCTCTATTTTCGTACAATATATATTTCATCTCATGAGTTACCATGGCTTTTAGGATGAAAATGGCTATGTTGTTTGTAATGAAGAAGGGGAACCATTGATTCATACAGACGGGACGGGATTTATATCGGAAGATTTAGCAATTTTGTGTGAAAAAGATTTCATTGAAGCTAAGGGCACAAAGGAAGACAATTATAAAGTAttatttttttagagtaaacttccgttttgctccctgtggtttggtcattttaacggttttgctccaatagtttaaaaatagccattttcctccctgatttttctaacttatcttcATTTTGCTCCCAGCCTCTAACTCCATCAGGGAGGAAACTGGCGACAGACTCGAAAGAatagggagcaaactggcgacaaactcgaaagattagggaggaaaatggctatttttaaactattggagcaaaaccgttaaaatgaccaaaccatagggagcaaaacggaagtttactcttttttcAATTCTAACAATTGCCATATTACACTATATAAACTGGTCTTAACTTATTTATTTCTCAAATTATTACAAGCTTGAAGAGGAGTCAATCAAAGAATCTTGCATTAGAGAACCGGTAAATGTTAACGCTTCATTGTTTACTAGAATCTTTCAGATCATAACCTTGTGTTTCTTTGTATTAGCCTTTGCTTGTCCAATGCCGATTGTTTAAGGAAGGTTGTGCTGTCAAaggaactcttcttgtaaataaaaagGTAAAATGTTGTGATACTTCTTTCTTAAGCTTCTTATAAAGAACGTCTAGTTATATTTCTTTTGTTGAATTTATCGTTAAGCTCAAACCCCGAACAATTCAAGTCAGACCCTCAATGATAAAGGTTGAGAAAGATGCTAGACTTTCAGATTCAACTTCATTCAGCTCGTTGGAGATATGTTCCGTAAGGTATTTTTATTAGACTAATgtatagttgtcaatagcggctatagcAATCGCTATAGCGCAATACGTAGTGAATCGATGTAGTGCCGTTGTTAGAGTTGTAGCGACTGATAGCGAGAATAGCGATaccttgttttttttaatataaatagcaattaaatatagctataaaataactggattttaggtttttgttaaatatacatgtaaaatagcatatatgcCATgctattttgatataatatacatataatctttcaatttttttttctagtgtatcgctatttataaaatagcgccCACGATCtcatcgctatcgctacgtagcgtataggtagcttgtcgctattcgccattaaaAACTATGGACTAATGTCGTATTATAGTACTATAACAATATTGTCTAATATTTTCATTTTTCAGTCGTAAACCGAGGACAGCTAATCTATCAAAGAACTTGATAGCACTTTTAAGCGTAGGAGGCGTTCCCAAAAATTACTTTTTGGAATTACTGGAAAATACGTTGCAAGACGCCCAGAAAGTATCCTCAAGTTTGCGTGCAGCACTTAGAGGTAGGTACTTTTAGCCAAAGTTTCCAAATCGGGCCGAAACGTTTCAAGTCAGATTTACGTGTTGTGCAGTGGGCTTAAACTATGGACAAATAGATAATTCTTCAACTTCAGTAGCAATGATCGGGTCTGGAGTTCCGCTTGAAGAACCTTATCTTCAATACCGTCTGTCGATTTTGGCAAATGAAGAACGGAAAGGGCTTCGTGCTGGAAGGATTCCAGTTAATGAAAGTTATTATTTAATAGGGACTGCTGATCCGACTGGAACCTTGAACAATGATGAAGTTTGTGTTATTCTGTATGTATTAGTTTCTTCTACTTACTAGTTACTACTTAGTGTGAATCTGAATATCTAATGATACTTAtatttttttgagtaaattacaaaaatcatcctttatgtatgtcacttattgcaaactgtgtcctttgtcttcaataattacagaaaacgtactcgatgtttgcaaactcttacaagttatgtcctttagccctaactcagttaatttttgtggttaaatttgaCCAAATGGACTACACATGAgagtatttttgtggttaaacccgaccaaatggaccccacatgagagtaaaatgaccaaaataccctcatgtggggtccctttggtcagatttaaccacaaaaaattaaccgagttagggctaaaggacataacttgcaagagtttgcaaacattgagtacgttttctgtaattattgaagataaaggacacagtttgcaacaagtgacatacataaaggacgatttttgtaatttactctatttttttacCGGTTATGCATGCAGAGAGAATGGTCAAATATCAGGAAAGGTTCTGGTTTATAGGAATCCAGGCCTTGACTTTGGTGACGTACACATTTTAACTGCAAAATATGTTGAGAAAATGGAGGAATTTGTCGGAAATGCTAAATATGGTATTTTCTTCTCGACAAAGGGCAAGCGATCAGTGGGAACCGAAATTGCGAATGGTGATTTTGATGGAGATTTGTATTGGGTTTGTAGAAACCCACAGTTATTACATTACTTCAAAGCGAGTGAACCGTGGAAACGGAAATACTCAACCCCGAGTAAACCGAGCAAGAAACCTGGTGAGCTTTCATATGACGAATTGGAGACTGAGATTTTTTCTCTGCTTTTTGCAACACAAAAACACAGGTATATTTACTCTATTTGAATGTttatttatttgacccgttagagATGAAACAATTCAGGGGTGTGTGAATGGCGGTTCGGTTTGGTTTCACCTTTAATCATATCTGTAAGACTGTAACCGCTAGCTTCGGTTATGGAATTTccttaaccataaccataaccaaactttgGTTCGGTTAAACAGTTATGAGactcggttatggttcggtttcggttaattaATCGATCTAAGTCTGAACTAAAATCAAATTAAATGAACATATTAGACAATTATTGTCTCAGCTACAATTGTTTTTTTATGAATacaaaaaactcaaaaaaaaaaaacatgcataAATTGAGTCAGATTTTACacaataattattatttaaacattttaaaactaattatgtaacataaaaATCTTCCGTATATGCTTTTTTTGTATATAGAGTTTGAATACTTTAAACATGTATATTTTAAATATAGGTATATTTTAAAAGCATGTCTTAATTCCTTTCATAACCATATCCATAACCGACTTATCAGTTAATCAAATAGCATTATCTATAATCGTCGGTTAATATCTGTTATCCGTTAATTTCAGACAACGATTAAGGTTCGCTCACCCCTATGAAACATAACACCGATTAGTAATGTTTACTGTTTCAGTAAGGTAGCTGGTACAGCAGCCGACAGCTGGATGGCCTATATGGATCAATATCTTAGTTTGGGAGAAAATGATGTTGATGAAAAGCGTCGGATCAAAGACAAAATGATGAAGTTAGTTGATTTGTTCTACGATGCGCTAGATGCACCAAAAAGCGGGAAAACGGTACGGcgtattgttttgttttgttttgtttattgttttaCTATCAACATGCATGCAATACTCACATCATTTCTCCTGTGTTTCCGAAACAGGTTGATATTCCTCAAAGTTTATTGTCACGGAAATATCCGCATTTTATGGAGAAGTATGTCAACAAATCATATAATTCTTCTTCTGTTTTAGGAGAAATTTACGATAGAGCAATCGCGTATCAACCTGATAATGCATTGATACGAGGTGAGCCCGTGTCAGTTCTGCATCTATGCTTACTTTATGAGGCATTTTATTTAATCATATTTTTTTGGTGTGTAGAAATCTGGAAATTACAGTGTTTTAATGTGGAGATACCAGACCGCGTTTTAAATTTGTGGAAGAACCGGTACGATTCGTACAAGTACGAAATGTCTACAGCCTTGCAATCTGGAGACGAATCGAAAAACAACTCTGCAAATATCGTGATAACTAATTATAAGAAGGTctcagtattttttttttaatttcaaggattgtcctttatctttatatccattttcaggcgctgtcctttatgttcaaaattgacgagttttgtcctttatgttttcatatcatacacgttttgtcctttaggcctaacccagttagttttttcagttaaatttggtcatgtgcttagggcatttttgtcaattcaaaggtaagttcaacggcagatttacaactcaaagcttctgcaacctttgaattgacaaaaatgtcctcgtgtgcaaagcacatgaccaaatttaactgaaaaaactaactaggttagccctaaaggacaaaacgtgtatgatatgaaaacataaaggacaaaactcgtcaattttgaatataaaggacagcgcctgaaaatgggtataaagataaaggataatccttgaaattcacttaTAATTttgttttgcatgaatcacaacCAACTTGTCTAATTGAAAAACtatttagagtaaacttctgttttgctccctgtggtttggtcactttaacggttttgccccaaacctttaaaaatagccattttactccctgatgttttggttttgttgccagtttgctccctgcggggagcaaaatggaaaaacaaacaatttggatggagttagaggcggggagcaaactggcaaaaaaaccgaaacatcagggagtaaaatggctatttttaaaggtttggagcaaaaccgttaaagtgaccaaaccacaaggagcaaaacagaagtttactcaACTATTTAAGAATTGCTTGTTGAGTCAATGCAGATGTTATATGAGGCTGAGGATTTTGCATCAAGTACTAGGAAAATCGAGGATATTTACAACGATGCCCTTGCGATTTATCATGTAAGTTATGACAATGctatcaagtgtggggatgttagAAAGTGCGGGTTTGCGTGGAAGGTTGCTGGCGAGGCTTTGTGCTCGTTTCATGAATCGAAAACCCCTGGAAGATCGATTTCTTTCAAAACGAATGTATTATCTAAGTTTATTTAGTTCCACGACATGTTTTAGGGATGTGAAGGATTTGTTGTAACATTTGAGTCTTCTTGTAAGCCAATGTCATTGTATCTATAGTAGTGGCGTTCGATGTAATATATACTAACTTCTTTGTACAACCGAATATCTATAGTAGTAGCGTTCGATGTAATATATACCAAAGTGCAGTTTTATAGCCTGTGGGTAGCAGGTGGGATCAACTATACACCCTATTTTGAACCAATCAACGTTACACCTCGTCGTTTCCTGATTGCATCAAAGTTGGTATACTGGAGTCGTGTGTGCTGCAGAAGGTGGAAACTATGAGAAACTCCAGGGTCGTCtccgaaaatcataaaaataattttgtccctgttcgagataaaaaaattgggctcTATTCGCAAATTTTcatataatataaactcatcaatcattcaatcaaatatataaatactaaaaacccataatactacgataattgttatgaaatagatcaaacaaattaacaaaaatagtgTGGCAAAAATGATCAAATTGTCGAACCTACTTGCTAAGCGAACAGCGTGGTTCTTATAACAGACCCTTATTTTTGTTAATTGGGccattttttaaagatttttaaacaGGCCCTTATTTAAAAAACTTTGGGTCTTTAGCAGGCCTTTATTTATACAAATATCCAATTTTTTTAAATCTATTacttatattaaaacaaaacaacttTGGCCACTTGTCATATACTTAAACCTCTATTTTCCACCTGTCAACTAGATATTGCACAACGATATGCTTTGGGCGGCAATCCATCTCTTCGCTTCCCAATATCTCTTTCATTTGTACCGCCTCTCAATTGATTACGATTTGAAACAGATTTCAACTTTCCATATTTTGGTTCGAATCATCTtccaaaatatgtttcaattacCGTGTTTAATTATCTTTCATCTCAATATCCCTAAATCTATAAAACCATTTCACTTCTGGTGTCTCTGTTCATCGATTGTTAGGGCAAAGTATTTGAGAATCATATCTGTTTGTTCACAAGGATTTGTTATTCAAACGATCTGTCAACACTTATTCAAGGTACGATTATCAGTAACTGGTATTCTTATTTTATATTGAACTTCATCTGTTgcgaattttagggtttttttaataGGTCTTTTGATTCAATATTCGATATCGTGTAGATCTGATCTGAATATCATAAGTAACCTTACGTTGTTGATTTTGGATTGATTTGCCCTCAATATTTGATTTTAGCTTTTCTTTATGTTCAAATCAGATCAGATCAGATCTGCAGATTATGGATTGCTTTGCTCTCAATATTttattttaggctttttttattttgaaatcaGATCTACAGATTATTACAGTTTTATTGGCTTATATACTGAATATACTGATATACTGATTTGAATATATATGATTTTTTGAGTCGATTTTGATATTTATCAAATTATGAAGTTGTATAATTTCTTAGGACTTATTTGTTAATATGTTATTCCTCTGTTATTAATTTTATAGGTTTACTTAATGTTGAATTAAGATCTGCAAATTTTTGACTCTAAATTTTTAGGGATTTATATTTTTGTTGTATAATAGTTTAACTTAATCTTTTTTAATCGTCCACCTATATAGATAATGCatttatacaaaaaaaattaCTTTGAAACAATGCTCATATTTGCCTAATGATTTATTGAAACTGTATGTCAATGATCAACATATTTATTGAATCATGTAGGCCTGTATACTTATTATTCATTAAAAAATTGGATTCTAATACAAACATCTTGCATTATGATTGTTTGAAACTGTAACGGATCATGGACCATACTGTTTTGTATGTATACCGTATATATGCAATTACTCATTTATAAGGAAAAGCATGTATATATGCACTTATACATTTATAAATAAATGTAAATTTGTTTTTTATTGTGATGTATTGTAGATCATAAATCATAAATATTATGATGTAGAATAAATGTTTAATTTTTCACAAAAGAATCATCTGACGTGCTAAGTTTATGTAACCTCTTATTGTAGGTTTAATCTATGGCTGACAGTTCATCGAGGTATTACATTTTTATAGTCtctcttttgttttcattttttatttctCATGCTAACCTTTACATGTTACACTTGATTAACATCGTAATCTATAAATCAGTTTCAGACTACCCAGTTTTTGTAGGCACATGAATAAAGCAGACGAATTTATTATGGTAAATGACAAATTATTTCATaactatattttctttttttttctttatatgtatatattaagTACAATTTCTTAATGTTTTATTGTTAATATTTTCTCAGTATAATTATAAATCATTTTTTATTGTTTCAGTGTGTTCCCGATGACGCTGCGTTCACACTTTGGGGTGAATATAAGTGTCCTACGAATGTTGATATAATCACAGAAGATGGCCGAAAATTTAATGTTGGAATAAGCGCCTCTAAGGGAAAGATATTCTTTTTTCAAGGTTGGTCCAAAGTTGTAGACCATTTACGACTAACCATTGGGTGTTTGGTTCTATTTAATCCTATAGATTACGCTACGTTTAAGTTAACTTCTTTCCTTGATGGGGTTAGTCATGGGACTTTTTGGACGTTTCTGCTCCCTCCATCATCTCAATTTTATGTAAGATGACTTATAGCTATATTTTTATAATTGTAGTATGTAGTAATTTAATTATATTAAATTTACTAATTTACTGATTGCTGATTTGGTTATATCATCCCCACAGGTCATTCCAGAATGTA from Helianthus annuus cultivar XRQ/B chromosome 10, HanXRQr2.0-SUNRISE, whole genome shotgun sequence harbors:
- the LOC110917789 gene encoding probable RNA-dependent RNA polymerase 5 isoform X1, giving the protein MNNSSSTEVPLQPSVEQLIAKICTDRCIQPPDLMARRLLSKLTEASAIEILNKISSSCNIRTFSGYIVFMVERVNSVDCVLPQKRSPPVSITSGNPQSAEHGHFISPNSMQHSPGSSSGSNPTTIPDNFPMSPNEGYGSFVSKRMTSLLISEPKDASPNNATYHLGESSKTINLVPKQLVFSTGYDLDYTNHRNVSQRLFDSPNSSHGFSVVQKQHTLSPCSSSNGTRTHNGSPMSDQRSLSPCVSTGSLTNSLAISQQSLLLNELEFRKLFLVYSYVGRKKLEDVVSVEDAIEIKKMKTVSMFDFEAKIWANYGWKFCEPCDRAMHLDWDSGKTHLYRCYVSVDGTCWFKGPYLDTKRTHLQRELGDENVLIIQFADDPNMSDIPSNHCNWSAAYNTISGGISIGLRHYRLFAFKDVDKKNFKGDNSKKQRPKWAMKCYFIRTDSHAPWAEKDNCILFRKTSHEARCLFMHVHMVSSMAKYISRCSLALSNSVKLRVDLACVHVERIEDIPCRDENGYVVCNEEGEPLIHTDGTGFISEDLAILCEKDFIEAKGTKEDNYKLEEESIKESCIREPPLLVQCRLFKEGCAVKGTLLVNKKLKPRTIQVRPSMIKVEKDARLSDSTSFSSLEICSVSRKPRTANLSKNLIALLSVGGVPKNYFLELLENTLQDAQKVSSSLRAALRVGLNYGQIDNSSTSVAMIGSGVPLEEPYLQYRLSILANEERKGLRAGRIPVNESYYLIGTADPTGTLNNDEVCVILENGQISGKVLVYRNPGLDFGDVHILTAKYVEKMEEFVGNAKYGIFFSTKGKRSVGTEIANGDFDGDLYWVCRNPQLLHYFKASEPWKRKYSTPSKPSKKPGELSYDELETEIFSLLFATQKHSKVAGTAADSWMAYMDQYLSLGENDVDEKRRIKDKMMKLVDLFYDALDAPKSGKTVDIPQSLLSRKYPHFMEKYVNKSYNSSSVLGEIYDRAIAYQPDNALIREIWKLQCFNVEIPDRVLNLWKNRYDSYKYEMSTALQSGDESKNNSANIVITNYKKMLYEAEDFASSTRKIEDIYNDALAIYHVSYDNAIKCGDVRKCGFAWKVAGEALCSFHESKTPGRSISFKTNVLSKFI